A genomic stretch from Chitinophaga agri includes:
- a CDS encoding prephenate dehydrogenase, with product MVATIVGTGLIGGSLAISMKEKGVVNWIIGVDQREENLQKAQELKIIDEGVSSIKDAMQRSKLIILAIPVDALLQILPSVMDNAGPEHVIMDVGSTKEKILQLVAGHPNRGRFVAAHPMAGTEYSGPEAAIKNLFTQKTMVLCDVKNSDEDALEVVENMVDKLQMRLVYMNAVEHDLHTAYISHISHITSFALALTVLEKEKEQGRIFELASGGFESTVRLAKSSPDMWVPIFKHNRHNVLDVLDEHINQLQQMKQLLENEDYETFYKLIQKSNKIRKILK from the coding sequence ATGGTCGCAACTATAGTAGGAACGGGTTTAATAGGTGGTTCACTGGCTATCAGCATGAAGGAGAAAGGTGTGGTCAACTGGATCATCGGGGTGGACCAGCGTGAAGAGAACCTGCAAAAAGCCCAGGAGCTGAAGATCATCGACGAAGGAGTTTCTTCCATCAAAGATGCGATGCAACGCTCTAAGCTCATCATACTGGCTATACCCGTAGATGCGCTGTTGCAGATACTTCCTTCTGTAATGGATAACGCCGGACCTGAACATGTGATCATGGATGTAGGTTCTACAAAAGAAAAGATTCTGCAACTCGTTGCCGGTCATCCCAACAGAGGTCGCTTCGTGGCTGCCCACCCGATGGCCGGCACGGAATATTCCGGACCGGAAGCTGCTATAAAGAATCTTTTTACACAAAAGACCATGGTACTTTGTGATGTGAAGAACAGTGATGAAGATGCACTGGAAGTTGTTGAAAATATGGTAGACAAATTGCAGATGCGTCTCGTATATATGAATGCAGTAGAACACGACCTGCACACCGCATATATATCACATATCTCTCACATTACTTCTTTCGCACTGGCGTTGACGGTACTGGAGAAAGAAAAGGAGCAGGGCCGCATTTTTGAACTGGCAAGCGGTGGTTTCGAATCTACCGTACGACTGGCAAAAAGCTCTCCCGATATGTGGGTGCCGATCTTCAAGCATAACCGCCATAATGTGCTGGATGTACTGGATGAACACATCAATCAGCTACAGCAGATGAAACAGTTGCTCGAAAATGAAGATTACGAAACATTCTATAAACTGATCCAGAAATCAAATAAGATCAGAAAAATATTAAAATAG